From the Lathyrus oleraceus cultivar Zhongwan6 chromosome 4, CAAS_Psat_ZW6_1.0, whole genome shotgun sequence genome, one window contains:
- the LOC127137507 gene encoding U11/U12 small nuclear ribonucleoprotein 31 kDa protein, whose translation MSSKKKHKRKHSDSDEDDDVFYYRYCASSSTPNTTTGTTSSNQPQSKPNNKGSSIGGTGEPLAPSKSTLYVSNLDYSLTNSDLHTLFSTFGRIARVTVLKDRHTRLSRGVAFVQFVSRNDAQRAVAEMNKKILNGRTLTASIADDNGRAPEFIRKRVYNTETALCYECGGHGHLSDECPKNQLGPRPRPQAEKPRRGFSGMKDKDGEEEGDEEEEEGGQIAAEQFDANWASVVDDEAGERLLGRNRNDDGGLDNNKTKKKGKKAGYFSDESDHDDDD comes from the coding sequence ATGTCAAGCAAGAAGAAACACAAACGAAAACACAGCGACAGCGATGAAGACGACGACGTTTTCTACTACCGCTACTGCGCTTCGTCCTCAACCCCCAACACCACCACCGGCACCACATCCAGTAATCAACCCCAATCAAAACCGAACAACAAAGGATCATCAATAGGAGGAACAGGTGAACCCTTAGCACCATCAAAATCGACGCTATACGTTTCTAATCTAGATTACTCCCTAACAAACTCCGATCTCCATACGCTCTTCTCTACTTTCGGCCGCATCGCGCGTGTAACCGTTCTCAAAGACCGTCACACGCGCCTAAGCCGCGGTGTCGCGTTTGTCCAATTCGTTTCTCGTAATGACGCCCAACGCGCCGTGGCGGAGATGAATAAGAAGATTCTCAATGGAAGGACACTAACTGCTTCTATTGCTGATGATAATGGACGTGCTCCGGAGTTTATTCGGAAGCGCGTGTACAATACTGAGACTGCTTTGTGTTATGAGTGTGGGGGGCATGGTCATTTGTCGGATGAGTGTCCTAAGAATCAGTTGGGGCCGAGGCCGCGGCCTCAGGCTGAGAAGCCGCGACGGGGATTTAGTGGGATGAAGGATAAGGATGGGGAGGAGGAAGGTgatgaggaggaggaggagggtGGTCAGATTGCTGCGGAGCAGTTTGACGCTAATTGGGCTTCTGTTGTGGATGATGAAGCGGGTGAAAGGTTGCTGGGGAGAAACAGAAATGATGATGGGGGTTTGGACAACAACAAGACgaagaagaaagggaagaaaGCTGGGTATTTCAGTGATGAGAgtgatcatgatgatgatgattga